The Blastopirellula sediminis sequence CCGCAGCTGCAGCTCGGACCGCCGCAGGCTCCGCATTCGCAGCAACGATTGCCGAAACGAACGCCGAGCAAGCCCGGATGGCAGATCTTGGACGGATTCGGACCGATGTAGTTGCCGTGGCAATCGCACGGATCGCACTTCGGCGGATCGCTCCACCATTCGCCCCAGTAAACTTCGTCGCCGCAGCCAGCGCCGCAGGTCGCCTTCTTGTGGATGTAGCTCAGGATCACCTTCGGCGGAATGATCGGCAGGCAGAGCTTGAACGGCGAGCAGTGGCCGTGACCGCAGGTCGGTCCACATGACGGTCCGCAAGTGTCGCATGGAGCCGGACCATAGTGCTGAGCGGCGCCGATTTGAGTCGAACCAAGGACGATCGCCATGGTGATGACGGCGATGATTGCTGAAAGTCGCATCGGCGAAATTCCTCTTTGCTGACGGCGGGGGAATGGGCATGCGAGCCCACGGCGTAATGTCCGTTACCCCTCTGTATCGGCGTTACGCTTCCGCTAATCGAGAAAATCCGCATAACCGGCAAAGTTTTCCACTTCGCCGGGCTAGCACCGCGACGCGACGTTCGCAGCCAAGAAAAAATAAAGGCCGTCGTGTGGGGCAGGAACACGACGGCCCTAAAGAAAGGGCGAACCCTCTCCTTTGTGGTGAATTGATAAGGGCAGTTATCGGCTTTCATTCGGTTGCGGTTCATCGCATTTTGCGATTTCTTCCCCCCCGCTATCACGCGAAAACGGCCAGCGCCGATTCTTCCACATATCCCGGATTTTCGTCATCGCCGACCAATCGGCCGTCTCCCCACCCAAGATCTCCGCTAGCGTTTCCTCTTGGCCGCGATAGCCCGGCGGGAAACGCAAAATGACCTGCGATCCGCTCTCGGTCTTCTGCGCCGCCACCGACGCGAGCGTTCCTTTCGCGATCTGCAAGTTGCTCAGGTCGACCAGCGTATCGACCCGCGGCCCGATCAAAAACCGGCGATAGCGGAAGTGCCAACCATTCTCTTTTTTCACGAGCTTACCGAGCGTGAACCACGGCGTGCTCGGCAAGCTGATCACGGTGAACGCCGTCAGCGTCGTCATGTCCGACGTCAGCGGATAACTGCGCCACGCGACCAAGTCCCACATGATCCGTGCGCTCAGCTTCAGCGCTTGCAGCGAGCGGTTCATCGTCAAAGCCGACATGATCAAGATCGGCAACGCGAACATCAGTCCCAGCGCCGGATGAATCCAGCAGAGGACGTACATCGTCACCACGACGCCGATCCGCAGAAAACGCAGCGCCGTGTCGACCAGCGGAAACGGCGAGAGCAGGATGATCACTTCGACCAGATTGCCGAAGATCCAGATTGACGCGTAGAAGCTCAACATCACCACCATCGTCGCGTAGGTCAGCACCTTTTCGGCCAGCGACGGATCGCTTCCCAGGTCCGCCCCCAACAAATAGATGATCAGGCGAAAACCGAACAGGAACCCGACGAAGTTGAAGATCGCCCCCAGGATGTTGAGCGGCGTTTTCAGGTAACTCGCAAAGGTCAGAATCGTGTCTTTGAAGACGACGATCAGACTGCAGATCCCGGTGATGATCCAAAACCAAGGCTGATAAAAGAAGAACAGCTCGCCCCTTTGGTCGGCGTCGGTCATGAAGTAAACGACCGGCCCGGTCACTGACAACACCATCAGCGGCGAGAGCCCGGTCGCTGTCACGCCGACCACGTTTTCCATCCCGCTGGTGATCAGCCCCGATCGGCGGCGTCCGAAGTAATGGGACAAGACATGGCCCGGCGAGGCGTAAATCTCGTCATGCTGGGGCTCGATTTCCCCGTGCTGCGCCACTGGTGCGACGTCCTGCTCTCCCGGCTCGACCGCCCAGGAAAGGGACGGGGTGGCCGTCAGAAGCAGCAGCGTTACTAAGATCGTCTTCATAGATTCGTAAGCTAACGAAGGAAATGAAACGCCCAATTCACCAGCTATTCGTCGACAGTTGGCAAATCTCCGAGTTTGACCCTGTTAATTACCCCGCCCGCCCAGTTATACTATTTGTCCTGCCAAATCGGATGTTGCCAGTTAGTACGATTTTATACCCTCCCGCCTTATGACGCCTCCCTTGCCGATCCGCCGGCTGCAGCACATCGCTGTTTCGGCCGTCGATCCGATCCAGAGCCGCGATTTTTATCGCGACGTACTCGGGTTTCGTGAAGTCGAACGCCCTCCGTTCAATTTCCGCGGCGCCTGGTTGTGCGCCTATGGAATTCAGATCCACGTGATCGACCGGGCCGCGCCGCGCGATCAAGAGATCGGCGCCATCGATACCCGCGCCAGTCACCTGGCGTTTGAGGTCGAGGATCCGTCAGTCATCGTCGAGATCTTGGAAGGTCATGGGATACCGTACTTACAACGCGTAAACGCCGGCGGCATTCACCAAACGTTTTTTCATGATCCGGACGGCAATCCGATTGAGGTCGCCGTTTACCCTGCCGATCCTCCGTTCCTCCCCTAGCCAAATTTTCCCCACCTGGAGACTTAGTCATGAACGCAAACCGCATCGTCCTGCCGCTCGTCGTCGCTCTTTCCGTAGTGACGGTCGCCGATCTGGAAGCGGGCATCTTTGGTCGCCGCCGCGAACGAATCAAAGCCGAAGTCGCTTCGCAGCTGCGCTACGAAATGCAGGGGGAGATCGAACAAAAGGTGGCCGCCGCCAAAGCGGAAACTGCCGCTCAGCTCTCGGCCGAAACGACCGAGCAGATCCAAACCGAAGCGACCGCGCTGAAAGCGGAAGTCAGCGCCGCCCTCGCCGACATGCGTGAGTCGGCCAAGGCGATGCTCGCCGCCGAAGCGGATAAGCTGAAACAGGAAACCGCCGCTGAACTCGCCAAGCTGCGTGCTGACGCCGAAGCGAAACTGACCGCCGAATCGGACAAGCTGAAGAAGCAGGTCGAAACCGCCGTCGCCGGAATCAAGCAAGACGCAACGACCCAAATCGCCGCCGCGACCCAAGACCTGTCGACCCAGGTCAAAACCGAAACGGCCAAAGTCGCCTCGCAAGTCGAAGCGTCGCTGATGCCGAAACTGGAAGCCTCGCTCACCAGCGCGATCGCCCAGCACATGCCGAAAGCCCCGGCCGACGACAAGCAGGAAGAAAAGCAAGAAACGCCTGCCGTGCTGGCGACGGAAACCAACGTCAAAGAAGAGGCGCCGGCCGAAAACAAATAGCGTTCTCGCCGTCCAACTCAAAACCTCTCCCAGCCGCCGAGCGCACCCGCCTCGGCGGTTTTTTTATGTCCTCACCATTCGAATCCTTTCATTAGTAGCCCGAAGCGCAAGCGAGGGAAATGCGGCCAAGAAGCAAAGCGGAAAGCCGACAGCGGCCAAAACCAAAAACACTAGCCCGCAGCGCAAGCAAGGGAATGCGTCCGCAAGCCAATGACGAACGTCGAAGCCCGAATGACGAAAATGGAACCGGACCGCCAACACATTTTTTTTCGCGCAGACTGGACTGGACCGCACGCAATTTTTTTTCAGCCCCAAAGAGGCGTAACAAATCAATCGCCTCCGATCTCGACTGGACCGCAACGCCCATTTTTTTTCCGCGTCGACCTCGATCCACACAATTCCTTCACGCCCAAACGGACAGTGGACTGGACCGCCGCGCGATTTTTTTTTCGATCCGGACTGGACTGGACTGGACCGCTGTCGATTTTTTTTTGCGTCGCCCTGTATCCACAAGATTCATTAGCGCCGAAACGAACAGTGGACTGGACCGCAACATTTTTTTCGCCCGCTGGATCCAACTCCCCGTCTCAACCAACAGCGCGCACCGAAAGCGCAAACGCCCCGCTCCCGCAGCGCGCAAAATAGCTCGCAAGTCAGCTCAACAGCCAACCAGCACGCAGCCAGGCCAAGCAAACCCGCCGCGGTAACACCTCTTCCCAAGCCGAGGCGAAAAGAAAAACCGACGCCCCAGCGGTGATCAAGCGCTAGAGGTCATTTCCACCAGATTTTCCCAGAAGTCGAGCAATTTGGCAAACAGTTTTAAGAAGAGAGCAGGCTGAGGTGATCATGGCGCCCTGGTCGGTTTGCTTGCGGGCACATTCCCTCGGCTTGCGCCTCGGGTTAGTGTGGGGAGAGGCGTGCGCTCGTCATTCGAGTTGGCGTAGCGCATCGCTGTCTTGGCCGGATCGTCAGGCCAAGGCCTGACCTACAACGTCTTCAAGTTTATGAACGGAAGTTTCCATGTCAGAGGAGATCCCTGGTTCGACGGACGGTATCGACGAACGTGAGCTCTTCCTTATCGGGAATCAAGGATACTCCAACATCCGGACCGCGAAGCTGGAGATTACCCCAGATGACGTGAAGATCACGCCGGCCAAAACTGCGTGGGGATGTCTCGTTTCGTTCAACCTGCTTTGTTTGTTGGTTTGGTTCGGCTTTTTTTATCCTGTCTACCTCTACGCGGAGGAGGATCGTCGCGTCTTTGGACTTTTCGCCGTGACGTTGACGATGCTGGCTACCGCCGCCGGCGTGACGGCGCTGACGCTGTGGCAGTTTTGGAGAGAACAAGCGAGAGGGGATTGGCTGATCATCGATCGCTGGAACGGCGTCGTCTCTCTTCCCCGGCAGGGGATCACCGTGCCGATCGAAGCAGTCGATCACCTGCAAGCGATTACCGGCACTCGCTATCAAGAGAGCGGCTGGTCAGAGAGCGAGCACAAGTCCGAACTGAATATTGTGATTCGCGCAGGGGGCGAGCTACGTCGCTTTAACCTGATCACCTATCTGGGCGATAGCGAATTCGAAGCGATGGCGAAGTCGATCGCGACGCTTGAGTTGTTGCCGGTCAAACGGGTCAAATCGATCTGGGAACCCAAGCAGATTTTTGAGACCTGGCTGACGCCTCAGCAAGGATTCAAGTCGCAGGTCAAGCGTTGGCCTGACGTAAAGCGTTGACAAGCAAGGCGACGTCAGGCCAAGTCCTGACCTACGGTTCGGCGGAGGTGGCTGAAAAAATTTTTGCCCACTTGGATGGCGTTTTTCGCGGATAATAATAGCCCGCAACTCTATCGTCATGCGGGAGTTCGCTTCTGTCGCTGATCGTCTTGGAGCTGGTGAGATGTCCAAAACGCTGGATGGGGTTTCGAAGAATCGGGGCCCATGGTGGCATCGATTTGCGATTCGCTTTTGCACGTTCCTGCTATTTCTGCTGATCTATTGGACGCTCGGCTTTCTGACCGACGACATCTGGCAGATTCAGGGAACGCCTCGAGAAGTGGTCGAACGCCAGTATATAGGCGAGTCGCTCCGGGAAAAGCAATCGTCGCTGCAGCGCGAGCTGACCGAGCTTGACCAGCAAAACGCCGATACGCAAAGTCGCGCCTCTCAAGTGGAGCGTTCGGCTCAAACGGCGCAGGTCACCTGGACGCAGCTGCAAAAGTTCCGCGAACAGGCGGTCGACAAGGGAAGGGAACTGTCGGAGGAAGAGCAGACAGCGCTCGAAGATTCGCAGCGGCTGTTCCTCCGCTCGCAGAACGCTTCGTTGGAACTGCAAGCGAAGCTGACCGAAAACGCGCAGCAGCGGATTCGCCTGCAAGGGGAAGTCCGGGCGGTGAAAGAGGAGATTCAGACGAAACAAACGGCGGCGAATCAGGAGTGGACTCGCCTCTACCGACGCCATCAGTTCTGGCTGGCGTTGGGGCAAATTGGCTTGCTCATTCCGTTGATGCTGCTGGCCGGCTGGGCGCTGATGAAGGGGCGGGGCAAAACGTGGGCGCCGTTCGCCCAGGCCTTTGGAGCGGCGGTGCTGCTGAAGGCGCTCGTCACGCTGCACAGTTACTTTCCGGTCGACCTGTTGATTTATCCGCTGGTCGGAACCGGGCTGGTAATCGTCGCGACGGTCTTGTGGTATCTGATTCGGAGTTTGGCGAAGCCGCAAATCAACTGGCTGCTCAAGCAATACCAGGAACGATACCAGGCGTTCCTCTGCCCCGTCTGCGAATACCCAATCCGCCGCGGCCCGATGCGATTTCTGTTCTGGAACCGTAAAAGCATCGCGCGACTCGCCGTATCGGCGAGCGAAACGGAAGCGTCGAACGAGCCGTACACCTGCCCCTGCTGTGCGACGAAGGTGTTTGAAGAGTGCCCGAAGTGCCACGCCACGCGGCATTCGCTGTTGCCGGCGTGCGAGTCTTGCGGGGATGTGCGGGAGTTGGAGGTGGAGGAGAAGTAGCGCTGGAAAAAAATCGTTGCCGACTAACCCATGTATCGCCCAAGAAAGTGAATGGACTGCGTCCAGTTGTCCTGAATTGCGAACAGGAAGGGACGATCGGCGCGAAACTCGACCGGGACTTGTTTTTCATACGCCGCTCCGCCAATGTGCATCACCGCAGTCGCGGCCGCCGCTTCTGTTCCTTCTTCATCGACTTTGATAAAAGCCTGGTGAAGGACGTCGGAAATCAATAGCCCTTCGGGATCGTCCGACATCCGCGAGAAGTCCGCATCCAGGGTAAACGCCTTCTTGACCCCAAGTCGCTGGAGGGTTGCTCCG is a genomic window containing:
- a CDS encoding VOC family protein gives rise to the protein MTPPLPIRRLQHIAVSAVDPIQSRDFYRDVLGFREVERPPFNFRGAWLCAYGIQIHVIDRAAPRDQEIGAIDTRASHLAFEVEDPSVIVEILEGHGIPYLQRVNAGGIHQTFFHDPDGNPIEVAVYPADPPFLP